Proteins encoded in a region of the Zea mays cultivar B73 chromosome 4, Zm-B73-REFERENCE-NAM-5.0, whole genome shotgun sequence genome:
- the LOC103655842 gene encoding anthranilate O-methyltransferase 2-like yields the protein MKVERDFHMSRGDGEDSYASNSRVQEKSILKTRPVLHKAVTAAHALSLISAGSGGGAMVVADLGCSSGPNTLLIVSEVLGAVADCRHELATTMMVVGGGGQPQHVQIFLNDLPGNDFNLVFRSLEQFKTLAAKDRREKPLLPPYYVAGLPGSFYTRLFPDRSVHLFHSSYCLMWRSKVPDELTGGAVLNEGHIYIWETTPPAVVALYRRQFQEDLSLFLRLRHTELVTGGHMVLTFLGRKSKDVLRGELSYTWGLLAQALQSLVKQGRVEKEKLDSFNLPFYAPSMDEVTDVIARSQAFDVTHIQLFETNLDPHDDDDMEMEMNEDAAVQSGVNVARTIRAVIGPLIAGHFGEHILDDLFELHANNVAVHLQKVKTKYPVIVVSLEARRAK from the exons ATGAAGGTAGAGCGCGATTTCCACATGAGCCGGGGCGACGGCGAGGACAGCTACGCCTCCAACTCCAGGGTCCAGGAGAAGTCCATACTCAAGACGAGGCCGGTGCTGCACAAGGCCGTGACGGCGGCGCACGCCTTGTCTCTCATCTCCGCAGGATCCGGCGGTGGCGCCATGGTCGTCGCGGACCTCGGCTGCTCGTCGGGGCCCAACACTCTGCTCATCGTCTCCGAGGTACTCGGAGCGGTGGCCGACTGCCGACACGAGCTGGCCACGACCATGATGGtggtcggcggcggcggccaaCCGCAGCACGTGCAGATCTTCCTAAACGACCTCCCCGGGAACGACTTCAATCTCGTCTTCCGGTCCCTGGAGCAGTTCAAGACGCTGGCCGCCAAGGACCGGCGGGAGAAACCGCTGCTGCCGCCGTACTACGTCGCCGGGCTACCGGGCTCCTTCTACACCCGGCTGTTCCCGGACCGCTCCGTCCACCTCTTCCACTCCTCCTACTGCCTCATGTGGCGCTCCAAGGTCCCCGACGAGCTCACCGGCGGCGCCGTCCTCAACGAGGGCCACATCTACATCTGGGAGACCACGCCGCCGGCGGTGGTGGCCCTGTACAGGAGGCAGTTCCAGGAGGACTTGTCGCTGTTCCTCAGGCTACGCCACACGGAGCTCGTGACCGGTGGCCACATGGTGCTGACGTTCCTGGGCAGGAAGAGCAAGGACGTGCTCCGTGGCGAGCTCAGCTACACGTGGGGGCTCCTCGCGCAGGCTCTCCAGTCACTCGTTAAACAg GGCCGTGTGGAGAAGGAGAAGCTCGACTCCTTCAACCTGCCGTTCTACGCGCCATCGATGGACGAGGTGACAGACGTGATCGCGCGGAGCCAGGCGTTCGACGTCACCCACATCCAGCTCTTCGAGACCAACTTGGATCCACATGACGACGACGACATGGAGATGGAGATGAACGAAGACGCCGCCGTCCAGAGCGGCGTCAACGTAGCCAGGACCATCAGGGCCGTGATCGGACCCCTCATCGCGGGCCACTTTGGCGAGCACATACTCGACGATCTCTTCGAGCTGCATGCCAATAATGTTGCGGTGCACCTCCAAAAAGTGAAGACCAAGTACCCTGTCATCGTCGTTTCTCTTGAGGCGAGGCGCGCCAAATAA